The genomic window GGTATCCTGCCGCCTTTATCTGATGCCGAATGGATCCGGGTCTTTACGCTGTATCAGGCTTCACCAGAATTTCAGGAAATCAATTCAGATATGGATCTGGCTGGATTTAAGGTGATTTTTTTCTGGGAATATGTGCATCGAGTCTGGGGACGGCTGTTGGGGCTGGCTTTTGGCCTGCCGCTGGTGTTTTTTTGGTTATCTGGGCGAATCCCAACAGGCTATGGGTTGCCCTTGCTCGGCCTGTTGCTGCTCGGCGGTCTGCAAGGCGTTATCGGCTGGTGGATGGTCACCTCGGGCCTGTTGGATAATCCTGCCGTCTCACAATATCGTCTGGCCACGCATCTCAGCATGGCCTTGATAATTTTATGCCTGTTATTATGGACCGCGCTCAATCTGCGCTATGGACGGGCAAAACCGCCTTCTGGTCACGCCGCAGCAACAATTTTCCTGGTCGGGCTGACCATTATTGCCGGCGCGTTTGTCGCCGGGATGGATGCCGGGCTTTTATATAATGAATATCCGCTCATGGGGGATGGCCTGATGCCGGTTGAATATGGTGAATCCGGATGGGCTGACCCGTTTGAAAACCCCGCCTCTGCTCAGTTCCATCATCGTTGGGTTGCGGTCCTGGCGATGCTGGCTGTGATCGGCCTGTGGTTTACTGCCCGGCGCAGGGGGTTAAGGTTGGCCGCGCATATTATGGCTGTCGCTGTTCTGTGCCAGTTTGCCCTGGGCCTGACCGCCTTATTATTGGGCGTGCCGGTCTGGGCAGGGGCCTTGCATCAAGCCGGAGCGGTTGTGCTGTTATGTGCTGTGCTGGTGGTCACGCATCATTTATGCGCGCGTCACGCGTCCTTGCCTGACTGACCACAGCCCCGGCCGGTTAAGATGATTTGCGCGGCAGCTGGCGTCTGATATGTAATTCGCGAAGCGCGGTATCATCCACTTCTGACGGGGCGTTCATCATCAGATCTTCAGCCTTGCCATTCATTGGGAACAAAATCACTTCACGGATATTCGGCTCGTCAGCGATCAGCATCACCATCCGGTCAATACCCGGCGCGATCCCGCCATGTGGTGGCGCGCCAAATTTAAACGCATTGATCATGCCTGCAAATTGATCATCAACCACTTCCGGGCCATACCCAGCGATTTCAAAGGCTTTATACATCACCTCTGGGAGATGGTTCCGGATAGCGCCACTTGACAGCTCCACCCCGTTACAAACCAAATCATACTGCCAGGCCTTAATCGTCAACGGATCCTGGCTGTTCAGAGCCTCAAGCCCGCCTTGCGGCATTGAAAAAGGGTTATGTGAGAATTCAATTTTGCCTGTCGTTTCATCCAGTTCATACATCGGGAAATCAACAATCCAGCAGAATTTGAACATTGAGTCATCGATCAAATTCTGCTCAGCGCCAATCCGCAGACGCGCCCGCCCTGCCAGGCTGGCTGCCTCGCCAGCAGGCGCGCAGGCAAAAAACGCGGCATCGCCATCTTTCAGATTAAGGCGGCTGCGAATCTCTTCTGCTTTTTCCGAGCCAAGGGCTTTTGCCAACGGTCCACGCGCCTCACCTTCACCAAAAATGATATAGCCCATTCCAGGGGCACCTTCGCCCTGCGCCCAGCTGTTCATCCTGTCGGCAATCGCCCGGCTGCCACAACCCGGGCCAGGTACAGCACGCACCACAGCGCCTTTTTCAATATTTTTAGCGAAAATCGAAAAACCAGAGCCGGCAAAAATGTCGGTCACATCAGCGATTTCAATCGGAATCCGCAAATCCGGCTTGTCTGAGCCATATTTCAACATCGCTTCATCAAACGGGATATGCACAAAATCAGGATCAATGGATTTGTCTGAAAATTCTTCAAATACACCGCGAATAACAGGTTCAACGGCATCAAACACGTCTGCCTGTTCAACAAAACTCATTTCAAGGTCAAGCTGGTAAAATTCACCGGGGCTTCGATCAGCACGGCTGTCTTCATCACGGAAACAAGGCGCAATCTGGAAATACCGGTCAAAACCAGAGACCATGATCAGCTGTTTGAATTGCTGAGGGGCCTGCGGGAGTGCGTAGAATTTGCCCGGATGCAGGCGGGCCGGCACCAGAAAGTCGCGTGCACCTTCAGGTGATGACGCTGTCAGAATAGGGGTTTGAAATTCAGTGAACCCCTGTTCAACCATGCGCTGACGGATAGACTGGATCACCTGTGCCCGCAGCATAATATTGGCATGAGGCCGGCTGCGCCGCAGATCAAGATAGCGATAGCGCAAACGCACATCCTCTCCTGAATCTTCGTCAGTATTGACCTGAAGCGGCAATGTGTCAGCTGCTGACTGAACCGTAAATTCGTCAATATGAACTTCAATCGCACCGGTGGGCAGGCTGGTATTCAC from SAR116 cluster alpha proteobacterium HIMB100 includes these protein-coding regions:
- a CDS encoding uncharacterized protein required for cytochrome oxidase assembly (PFAM: Cytochrome oxidase assembly protein), encoding MTGLTPSSPSSDFDRLLVWWLFGMAILVGIMVVIGGVTRLTGSGLSMVEWRPLMGILPPLSDAEWIRVFTLYQASPEFQEINSDMDLAGFKVIFFWEYVHRVWGRLLGLAFGLPLVFFWLSGRIPTGYGLPLLGLLLLGGLQGVIGWWMVTSGLLDNPAVSQYRLATHLSMALIILCLLLWTALNLRYGRAKPPSGHAAATIFLVGLTIIAGAFVAGMDAGLLYNEYPLMGDGLMPVEYGESGWADPFENPASAQFHHRWVAVLAMLAVIGLWFTARRRGLRLAAHIMAVAVLCQFALGLTALLLGVPVWAGALHQAGAVVLLCAVLVVTHHLCARHASLPD
- a CDS encoding aspartyl-tRNA synthetase (PFAM: GAD domain; tRNA synthetases class II (D, K and N); OB-fold nucleic acid binding domain~TIGRFAM: aspartyl-tRNA synthetase, bacterial type), translating into MLHAYRSHHCGALRPADIGQTVRISGWVHRKRDHGGVVFIDLRDHYGLTQCVVDSTDAAFSGAEAVRNESVVTVTGTVRARSEDTVNTSLPTGAIEVHIDEFTVQSAADTLPLQVNTDEDSGEDVRLRYRYLDLRRSRPHANIMLRAQVIQSIRQRMVEQGFTEFQTPILTASSPEGARDFLVPARLHPGKFYALPQAPQQFKQLIMVSGFDRYFQIAPCFRDEDSRADRSPGEFYQLDLEMSFVEQADVFDAVEPVIRGVFEEFSDKSIDPDFVHIPFDEAMLKYGSDKPDLRIPIEIADVTDIFAGSGFSIFAKNIEKGAVVRAVPGPGCGSRAIADRMNSWAQGEGAPGMGYIIFGEGEARGPLAKALGSEKAEEIRSRLNLKDGDAAFFACAPAGEAASLAGRARLRIGAEQNLIDDSMFKFCWIVDFPMYELDETTGKIEFSHNPFSMPQGGLEALNSQDPLTIKAWQYDLVCNGVELSSGAIRNHLPEVMYKAFEIAGYGPEVVDDQFAGMINAFKFGAPPHGGIAPGIDRMVMLIADEPNIREVILFPMNGKAEDLMMNAPSEVDDTALRELHIRRQLPRKSS